Below is a genomic region from Planktothrix sp. FACHB-1365.
CCACAATAGGCATCCAAACCGCCGTTGACATTTGACTCCAATTTATACCTCGGAATAGTACCAAACCGCCATTGAGATGGGGTTGCCGAGGAGACTCATAAGCAGAAACAAGATGATTATAAGCAAGCGTATCCATGAAATCCTCGATGAATGGCTCAAAATTACAATAAGCAGTAGTGAATCTGATTAAAATTCAGCTACTAACCCTTAATTTATAGCTTTCAGATCAATTAACGTCCAGAGTAATTTTATTTTTTCCGAAACTTTTATTAAAACTTAACAAAAACATTGTCATTTTTGAGAGGCACAAACTTTATAGTTTACTATAAATCCAAAAATACGAATCCGACTTGCGGAGAAAGAATGGTTAATTTTTATATCGGGATTGATTTTGGCACGTCCGGTGCTCGTTCTATTACGATTAATCCTCAAGGAATAGTGGTAGCTGAAACTCAATTTCCGTTTCCCCCCTTAACAGACTCTTCGGGACACATTGCCCTTTGGAAAACGGCTTTATTCGCAGTGATTCAAGAAATTCCAGTGAAGGTTCGCCGTCAAATTCAAAGAATTGCAATTAATGGAACCTCTGCCACTGTGCTACTTTGTGATACTCAGGGGATCCCCGTGGATTCCCCTATTTTATACAATGATAGCCGAGGTGCTACCGTTCTAAAATTGTTAAAGAAAATTGCTCCCCCTGATCATTGTGTCATGAGTGCCACTTCTAGTTTAGCCAAACTGATCTGGTGGTTAACGGTTAAAAAGATTGATATTAAACAACAACAATTAGGTTGTTTATACTTTCTCCATCAAGCTGATTGGTTAGGATTTTTGCTGCATGGAAAATTAGGGATTAGTGATTATCATAATAGTTTAAAATTAGGTTATGATGTAGAGAATTTTTCCTATCCCCATTGGTTAATTAACAGTTTAAAATCCCTGATCAATTTAGATCGATTGAAACTTCCTGATGTCGTTGCTCCGGGAACTCCCATCGCTACAATTACCCCAGAAATAGCAGAACAATTACAGTTACCCAAAACCTGTAAAGTTTGTGCAGGAACCACCGATAGTATCGCTGCATTTTTAGCAAGTGGGGCAAATGTTCCAGGGGAGGCCGTCACCTCTTTAGGCTCAACATTAGTTTTAAAACTCCTCAGTAAAACTCCCGTAAATAATATTAAATATGGTATTTATAGCCATCGTTTAGGGGATTTATGGTTAACGGGAGGTGCATCTA
It encodes:
- a CDS encoding FGGY-family carbohydrate kinase translates to MVNFYIGIDFGTSGARSITINPQGIVVAETQFPFPPLTDSSGHIALWKTALFAVIQEIPVKVRRQIQRIAINGTSATVLLCDTQGIPVDSPILYNDSRGATVLKLLKKIAPPDHCVMSATSSLAKLIWWLTVKKIDIKQQQLGCLYFLHQADWLGFLLHGKLGISDYHNSLKLGYDVENFSYPHWLINSLKSLINLDRLKLPDVVAPGTPIATITPEIAEQLQLPKTCKVCAGTTDSIAAFLASGANVPGEAVTSLGSTLVLKLLSKTPVNNIKYGIYSHRLGDLWLTGGASNTGGAVLRQFFSPLELETFSRQINPNNNSHLHYYPLIKKGERFPINNPELLPGLEPRPENPVEFLQGLLESMAKIEAQGYQLLQQLGATPLTQVYTAGGGAQNSTWTAIRQRYLNAPVVQPIHTEAAYGSALLALKKVKNEA